A single genomic interval of Zingiber officinale cultivar Zhangliang chromosome 4A, Zo_v1.1, whole genome shotgun sequence harbors:
- the LOC121969694 gene encoding proteasome subunit alpha type-2-A: protein MGDSQYSFSLTTFSPSGKLVQIEHALMAVGSGQTSLGIKAANGVVIATEKKLPSSLVDETSVQKIQLMTTNIGVVYSGMGPDSRVLVRKSRKQAQQYFRLYKEPIPVTQLVRETATVMQEFTQSGGVRPFGVSLLVAGYDDNGPQLYQVDPSGSYFSWKASAMGKNVSNAKTFLEKRYTEDMELDDAVHTAILTLKEGFQGQISSKNIEIGIIGADRKFRVLTPAEIDDYLAEVE from the exons ATGGGTGACAGCCAGTACTCCTTCTCGCTCACCACCTTCAG CCCGTCCGGGAAGTTAGTTCAGATCGAACATGCCTTAATGGCAGTCGGATCCGGCCAGACTTCGCTGGGTATCAAAG CGGCCAATGGTGTTGTCATAGCTACCGAGAAGAAACTTCCTTCCAGTTTGGTGGATGAAACGTCA GTGCAAAAGATTCAGCTTATGACGACTAATATTGGGGTTGTTTATAG TGGAATGGGCCCAGATTCTCGTGTTCTAGTAAGAAAAAGCAGAAAGCAAGCACAACAATATTTTCGGTTATATAAG GAGCCTATCCCAGTAACACAACTTGTAAGAGAAACTGCAACTGTTATGCAGGAGTTTACACAATCTGG TGGTGTACGGCCATTTGGAGTTTCTCTTCTGGTTGCTGGATATGATGATAATGGGCCACAGTTATATCAG GTTGATCCATCTGGTTCATACTTCTCTTGGAAGGCGTCAGCAATGGGGAAAAATGTTTCCAATGCTAAGACATTTCTTGAGAAGAG GTATACTGAAGATATGGAGCTTGATGACGCTGTTCACACTGCCATATTGACTCTCAAAGAAGG GTTTCAAGGACAAATCTCTAGCAAGAATATTGAAATTGGAATTATTGGCGCTGACAGAAAATTCAG AGTATTGACTCCAGCAGAAATTGATGATTACTTGGCGGAGGTGGAGTAG
- the LOC121969695 gene encoding uncharacterized protein LOC121969695 isoform X3 produces the protein MLIWAANVLAKSSIFTRDPRHLQFEADLHRLFLYTSYNRLGKNADENDIEEIIDMANKASVKDRWIQVQENVHFQFKNMCQVMDEILLSDTRSINGKSCSSSSFQNGPLQSELSFSVGKGTPNNESVVPVTQPMTRKELSQGLKECIGYTLDIRPSEIPHEEAGQGLFLDGEADAGSIIGFYPGLIYSPAYHRFIPGYPMVNASNTYLITRYDRIMIDGQTWGCGGEARELWDGNSQFKEHLSEESNRRSDGIWRIFSKPVEDNNIVTYEEVLERRNPLASAHFANHPPKGVAPNVMVCPYDFPLTEKDMRVYVPNLVFGLDQSVNRERFGTSWFKSGNADVQYGNSPVLKTIVLVATRDMCNEELFFNYMLNNQKKHPSWYTPVEVEDPC, from the exons CGTCTGGGAAAGAATGCTGATGAGAATGACATTGAAGAGATCATTGATATGGCAAACAAAGCCTCTGTTAAAGATCGATGGATTCAAGTCCAAGAAAATGTTCATTTTCAATTCAAAAACATGTGCCAGGTCATGGATGAAATTCTTCTTTCTGACACAAGAAGCATAAATGGTAAATCTTGTTCAAGTTCATCCTTCCAGAATGGTCCTCTACAAAGTGAATTGAGTTTTTCTGTCGGAAAAGGAACGCCTAATAATGAATCTG TTGTTCCTGTTACACAGCCAATGACACGCAAGGAATTATCTCAGGGTCTGAAGGAATGCATTGGCTATACACTTGATATAAGACCATCTGAAATTCCTCATGAGGAAGCTGGCCAAGGCTTGTTTCTTGATGGTGAAGCTGATGCTGGATCTATCATAGGATTTTACCCTGGGCTGATATATTCACCAGCTTACCACCGGTTCATTCCAGGCTATCCCATGGTTAATGCTTCCAACACCTATCTTATTACAAGGTATGATAGAATTATGATTGACGGACAAACTTGGGGCTGTGGTGGTGAAGCCCGAGAGTTGTGGGATGGTAATTCACAATTCAAGGAGCATCTCTCTGAAGAATCCAATAGAAGATCTGATGGGATTTGGAGAATTTTTAGTAAACCAGTCGAAGATAACAACATAGTAACCTATGAGGAAGTACTTGAAAGGCGCAATCCTCTAGCTTCTGCACATTTTGCCAACCATCCACCCAAAGGGGTAGCACCTAATGTCATGGTTTGCCCGTATGATTTTCCATTGACTGAGAAAGACATGAGAGTTTATGTTCCTAACCTTGTTTTTggactcgatcaaagtgtcaatAGGGAGAGATTTGGCACTTCTTGGTTCAAATCAGGAAATGCTGATGTTCAATATGGCAACTCTCCGGTATTAAAAACAATTGTACTTGTTGCTACAAGGGATATGTGCAATGAAGAACTTTTCTTTAACTATATGTTGAACAACCAAAAGAAACATCCATCGTGGTATACTCCAGTTGAGGTAGAAGATCCTTGTTGA